The Labeo rohita strain BAU-BD-2019 chromosome 22, IGBB_LRoh.1.0, whole genome shotgun sequence genomic sequence TCAAGATGAGTCAGGTGAGAGTTTGGTGAGGTCAAGAAAGGCATCAGGATATCACAGTGTTTCTCTGTAAAGCCACTTCCTTTGAGCCTGTCAATAACAATTTTGCATGTGAACTCTGTTAGAAGATACACTATGTTTATAGATTTTACAGGTTTTCATAATACTTACATGGCCTTTCTGAAGCATGTGATGGCTGGAGAGAATCTCTGAAATCCTTCCAAAGTCATATTGAATTTTCTGAGGACAAACTCATCATGGTCTGTATCCGACATCACAAACTGGAAAGCCAGAAGCGTGCACTGGAACAGTGTGAGGGGCTTTTTGGTCCGTGTTTGCTTGAGATTTGGCATTTGCAAAAAAGACCTGTCCTTGAGCTCCATGATGCAGCGAACAAGACTAAAGCATCTCTCAGGGGACAGAACTTTTCTCCTCAACAACTTAATATGCTTAGTCACATTTTTGTGATCTTCTGAACTACTGTCTTGCAATCTAGGCAGGAGTCCTTCGAGTAGACGTCTGCTGGAATCACAAGAAATTCCGAAGAGAAAACTGATAAAAAGATCCAAGTGTTCATTTGTGCTTTCCACTGCAACATCAATCACGCTTTTGAGAAAATCCGACAAATTCGAATTTTGCTCCCTTTTTGCTTTAGTCATGATAGAAATTCATGAAATGCAAACAAGGCTGCAAAGAATTCCTGGACATTGAGATGGACAAAGCTGAAAAATTTAGTTCTGCTATATCCAAACTTGCACTCAGAGACACAGATAATGATGCCAGGATATCGAAGAGCTTCATCAGGTGTGATACTGCATTTCCTCAAGTCTTCTTTACTGAAGATGGCATTCTGCTCCTTCAGCTTCCAGTATGCCAACTTTGCCAGTTTCTTAATCAGTTCTTTGTGCTGTATGAGAACATCTTCTTGTGACTCATTTATCCTTTGATATTTTTTGTGGCTCAACTCAGTCTGAATCAGCAGATAGTTGATAAACATTTCTGTCTGATTTGAGGGCATGTCCCTGTTGTTATTTTGATCTTTAATGATGGTTTTCAGAACATCCGATGAAATCCAACAAAACAGAGGTATGTGGCACAATATCCACAGACTCTTGTGAGACTTCAGGTGGCAGGTGACTTTTTGGGTTAGATCTGGATCCTCAAACTGCCTCGTGAAGTACTCCTCCTTTTGTTCATCTATGAATCCTCTGATTTGTGTGACATATCCCTGTCTGAAGATCTCAGATGGAAGCTGTTCAGCTGCCACGGGCCGGCTGGTGATCCACACATGTGCGGATGGAAGCAGTTTTCCTCTTAGAAGGTTTTCTATGAGGACATCCACTGTggttttttcattaaaatctgACAAAATGCTGGTTTTAAAGCTCAattcttttttatattcatCCAGACCATCTAAGATGAAGAGAACTTCTTTATCACAGATCCAGTCAGAGATTGGTCGCGCCTCTTTGAACTCTGAGTAAAAGGCACAAAGCAGTTCAAAAAGACTCTTGTTTTCACCCTCAAGCAAGTTCAGCTCTCGGAATGGGAGGAGAAAAACAAGCTCTAGCTCCTGATTGGCTTTTCCGCTTGCCCAGTCATGGACAAACTTCTGCACAGTGACCGTTTTCCCGATTCCGGCAATTCCTTTTGTTAAAACAATCTTCATGTATCTTTTTTTATCCAGGGGTGGTTTAAGAATTTCATTGTAGTTTATGACTGTCTGCCCTGATGTGTTTAAATCATTTAGTGTCTCAATCTGCCACATCTCGTGTTCTCTATTAAAGGGGTCTGACTTATTATTGACGATGAACAATTGTGTGTAGATCTTATTTAGAAAGGCTGACTCTTGTGCCCTTC encodes the following:
- the LOC127153920 gene encoding LOW QUALITY PROTEIN: NACHT, LRR and PYD domains-containing protein 3-like (The sequence of the model RefSeq protein was modified relative to this genomic sequence to represent the inferred CDS: inserted 1 base in 1 codon) translates to MERVNTINMTHMTEKKSPLLQKKPIKRSATKENKSEKKKALKMDKCFKRRRIENGNSIQPQFGNVALQRHNNIPQHNNNNSSTSQPSIQNSDQYLQDFRIDQKNGGTVVAPNILGSKIAGDLKVHVHNVVSHPTSINKDEIFQKVKNKMKSRMMKDSEWIFEGRAQESAFLNKIYTQLFIVNNKSDPFNREHEMWQIETLNDLNTSGQTVINYNEILKPPLDKKRYMKIVLTKGIAGIGKTVTVQKFVHDWASGKANQELELVFLLPFRELNLLEGENKSLFELLCAFYSEFKEARPISDWICDKEVLFILDGLDEYKKELSFKTSILSDFNEKTTVDVLIENLLRGKLLPSAHVWITSRPVAAEQLPSEIFRQGYVTQIRGFIDEQKEEYFTRQFEDPDLTQKVTCHLKSHKSLWILCHIPLFCWISSDVLKTIIKDQNNNRDMPSNQTEMFINYLLIQTELSHKKYQRINESQEDVLIQHKELIKKLAKLAYWKLKEQNAIFSKEDLRKCSITPDEALRYPGIIICVSECKFGYSRTKFFSFVHLNVQEFFAALFAFHEFLSXTKAKREQNSNLSDFLKSVIDVAVESTNEHLDLFISFLFGISCDSSRRLLEGLLPRLQDSSSEDHKNVTKHIKLLRRKVLSPERCFSLVRCIMELKDRSFLQMPNLKQTRTKKPLTLFQCTLLAFQFVMSDTDHDEFVLRKFNMTLEGFQRFSPAITCFRKAMLKGSGFTEKHCDILMPFLTSPNSHLTHLDLSHNSLGLSALEQLARAFRDPKCQIQMLNLSHNNLHSQDMKLIKDVLSGRNVNLKILDLSDNRLEDEGVKILSAGLRSAKCHLEVLKLSGCQIKEGALKLLSPLKGSLTELDLQYNDLGNTTKKKVHQLKVKLPSLRIYTGGVCSHQPGLCNYAVTLTFDPRTANEYLYLNENNTVAVRKKEKQQLPANNERFDKCNQVLCCEPLTGRCFFTADVIGTGVHIGVACKGIKRKGANDAVRLGRNKMSWCLCCSKNLSVTHDKKTESLTKPLQTESTRKIGVFLDREAGSVFFYRMSPKPELLYMFDAEFPQDQELYAAFSIQEPDSSVCLRQASFVTVTVCAPDMNDASN